The Erwinia sorbitola nucleotide sequence AAGCTATGTCAGCTACGAAGGCGCGCTGGCGCTGATCTCCGGCTGGACGGGTATCGACTTCGGGCAGTATCAGCCTGACCAGGTGCTGAAGCATCTGCACACCAATGCTATTCAGTCGGCGGTGGAGACCTTCTCGACGGCGGATCCTGACCGTCAGTGGACGGTACAGGCGCTGGCGGACTGGGTGGGCATTGGCGGCTTTGGCCCGCTGCTGGTGGGCAGTGCACAAACCGTAGCCGACGAGCTGCAAAGCTGGGTGGAAGAGACCGACGTCGACGGCTTTAACCTCGCCTACGCGGTCACCCATGAAACCTTTAGCGATGTGGTGGAGCACCTGATCCCTGAGCTGCAAAAACGCGGCGTCTATAAAAAAGAGTACCAGCCCGGCACCTTGCGCGAGAAATTATTCAATCAGGGCGCACGTCTGGCGACTCCGCATCCGGGTGCAGGCTACCGGCGTGAAACCCGGCCCGTCACACAGGCGGAAGATGAGGTCACGCCATGATTGAAATCGACGGCCTGCGAAAACAGTATCACACAGCCGGGGGGCGTACGGTTGAAGTGCTGAAAGGCATTTCATTGACGGTACCCGCAGGCTCCATCACCGCGGTGGTTGGGCCGAGCGGTGCCGGAAAATCGACGCTGGCAAAGTGCATCAGCCTGCTGGAGCGCCCGAGCTCTGGCAGCATCCGCGTAAACGGTGAGGATCTGTCGCGGCTGTCCGGTGCTGCACTGCGACGTGAGCGCCGCGCAATCGGCACAGTATTTCAGTCATCTGCGCTGCTGCAACGCAAAACAGCCTGGGAAAATGTTGCGCTGCCGCTGGAGTGGCTCGGCGTGGTGCCGGGAGAGATAAAACGCCACGTCGGACAGCTGCTGGAGAGTGTCGGCCTGTCGGATAAAGCAGACAGTTATCCGGCGCAGCTCTCCGGCGGCCAGCGTCAGCGCGTTGGAATTGCCCGCGCACTGGCGCTGAAACCTTCAGTACTGCTGGCTGATGAAGCCACCTCGGGGCTGGATCCCCAGGCTACTGCGGCCATTCTGCTGCTGCTGAAACAGCTGCGTCAGCAGTTTGGACTCTCGATCATCTTAATCACTCATGAGATGGATGTGGTACGCAGTACCGCCGATGCAGTTGCGGAAATCCGCGATGGTCAGCTGGTGCAGCAGGGGCCATTACAGCAGCTGCTCAGTAGCCCCGATTCTGCCCTGGGCGCGCAGCTTTTCCCGCTGCGCCCGGTAGATGCTGCGGGGGATCTGCAACTGCGTTTGACCTGTGCGCCGCCGCTGGCAACCGACTGGATCAGCCGGCTCAGTGTGCAGCACAACTTACAGGTCGATCTGCTGGCGGCCCATGTGGAAGAAGTTTCCGGTCAGCTGGCAGGAAGGATGCAGATTGCCGTGCGTTTTAACCAGCGTCCGCTGGCACCGCAGGCGCTGATTGATGCGCTGGCGCAGCTGGGAATGAAGGCACAAATCATGGCAGAGCGCCCGCGCTTGCAGGAGGCCGGATGAAACCTGTTGATGTCACCAGTCAGGATACCCCCTGGAACCAGATCCACCAGCT carries:
- a CDS encoding methionine ABC transporter ATP-binding protein, with the protein product MIEIDGLRKQYHTAGGRTVEVLKGISLTVPAGSITAVVGPSGAGKSTLAKCISLLERPSSGSIRVNGEDLSRLSGAALRRERRAIGTVFQSSALLQRKTAWENVALPLEWLGVVPGEIKRHVGQLLESVGLSDKADSYPAQLSGGQRQRVGIARALALKPSVLLADEATSGLDPQATAAILLLLKQLRQQFGLSIILITHEMDVVRSTADAVAEIRDGQLVQQGPLQQLLSSPDSALGAQLFPLRPVDAAGDLQLRLTCAPPLATDWISRLSVQHNLQVDLLAAHVEEVSGQLAGRMQIAVRFNQRPLAPQALIDALAQLGMKAQIMAERPRLQEAG